From the Nodularia sp. NIES-3585 genome, one window contains:
- the rimM gene encoding ribosome maturation factor RimM (Essential for efficient processing of 16S rRNA) yields MKTNRQGAKVAKKEMDKKGKRLNKDGGTSPKSSPTPHSPLPTPDEWLEIGKIVAPQGLAGELRVYPESDFPERFEIPGTRWLWHPGDQEPQPVELLSGRYVEGKNLCVISLAGVKNRNDAEALRDYKLMVPASDRPQLAEDEYHVTDLIGMLVFMQESGELVGEVVDVIPAGNFLLEVKLHQQHQTVQSEKSPPKSQKHLLIPFVKAIAPVVDVESRRIEITPPPGLLELGHG; encoded by the coding sequence ATGAAAACGAACCGCCAAGGCGCAAAGGTCGCCAAGAAGGAGATGGATAAGAAAGGGAAAAGGCTGAACAAGGATGGTGGTACTAGCCCAAAGTCTTCCCCCACTCCCCACTCCCCACTCCCCACTCCCGATGAATGGTTAGAAATTGGTAAAATTGTCGCTCCTCAAGGTTTGGCTGGGGAGTTGCGGGTTTATCCTGAATCGGATTTTCCCGAACGGTTTGAAATTCCGGGGACTCGTTGGTTATGGCATCCTGGGGATCAGGAACCGCAACCGGTGGAGTTATTGTCGGGACGTTATGTGGAAGGGAAAAATTTGTGTGTGATTTCTTTGGCTGGGGTGAAAAATCGCAATGATGCTGAGGCTTTGCGCGATTATAAGTTGATGGTACCAGCAAGCGATCGCCCCCAGTTAGCTGAAGATGAATATCATGTCACCGATTTGATCGGGATGTTGGTATTTATGCAAGAATCTGGGGAACTTGTGGGGGAGGTGGTAGATGTCATTCCGGCTGGTAATTTTTTATTGGAAGTCAAGCTGCATCAGCAACATCAAACTGTTCAGTCGGAAAAATCACCGCCTAAATCACAGAAGCATCTTTTGATACCATTTGTCAAAGCGATCGCCCCCGTAGTAGATGTCGAATCCCGTCGCATTGAAATTACTCCCCCCCCTGGATTACTAGAACTAGGTCATGGGTAA
- a CDS encoding alpha/beta fold hydrolase, producing the protein MTGTTQQLPSVTLEKFVWTWQGHKIQYTVMGTGRPLVLVHGFGASIGHWRKNIPVLADAGYQVFALDLLGFGGSDKAPINYTVDVWVELLKDFWDAHIQEPAVFIGNSIGALISLMVLAEHPEISAGGVLINSAGGLSHRPHELNPPLRMVMGAFNRFVRSPITGKFVYNRIRQKSQIRRTLYQVYRNREAVTDELVDILYTPSCDPGAQQVFASILTAPPGPSPEELLPKIQRPLLVIWGADDPWTPITGAKIYEQACENGKDIKIVPIPNAGHCPHDEVPDVVNAQIVAWLAQN; encoded by the coding sequence ATGACCGGAACGACACAGCAGCTACCTTCAGTCACCTTAGAAAAATTTGTTTGGACTTGGCAGGGACACAAAATTCAATATACCGTCATGGGTACTGGTCGTCCTTTAGTCCTGGTTCACGGCTTTGGTGCTTCCATCGGACATTGGCGGAAAAATATCCCGGTGTTAGCTGACGCAGGCTACCAGGTTTTTGCTTTGGATCTTTTGGGTTTTGGTGGTTCAGATAAAGCACCCATTAATTACACTGTAGACGTATGGGTAGAACTGCTGAAAGATTTTTGGGATGCACACATCCAAGAACCTGCGGTATTTATCGGTAACTCCATTGGCGCACTTATCAGCTTGATGGTGTTGGCAGAACATCCAGAAATTAGTGCTGGTGGTGTTTTAATTAACTCGGCTGGTGGTTTGAGTCATCGTCCTCATGAGTTAAATCCACCTTTACGGATGGTTATGGGAGCTTTTAACAGATTTGTGCGATCGCCGATTACAGGTAAATTTGTCTATAACCGCATTCGGCAAAAATCCCAAATTCGTCGCACTCTATACCAAGTGTACCGCAACCGTGAAGCCGTCACAGATGAATTAGTCGATATCCTTTATACCCCATCTTGTGATCCGGGAGCGCAGCAAGTTTTTGCCTCCATCCTCACAGCCCCTCCTGGCCCTAGTCCAGAGGAACTATTGCCCAAAATCCAACGTCCTTTATTAGTAATTTGGGGTGCGGATGATCCTTGGACACCAATTACCGGGGCGAAGATTTATGAACAGGCGTGTGAGAACGGCAAAGACATCAAGATTGTTCCTATTCCTAACGCTGGCCATTGTCCCCACGATGAAGTTCCAGATGTCGTTAATGCCCAGATTGTCGCTTGGTTGGCGCAAAATTAA
- a CDS encoding serine/threonine-protein kinase: MELDIDNPNVIRQSHYPDFSQLGYQVIKELGRNQLEGRITYLANVCKSHQQVVIKEFNCAITSADWSGLKTYEHEIKILQQLDHPRIPRYIDSFTMPNNFYLVQEYKNAPSLGLRRSFKPEEIKQIAVSILEILVYLQQRSDPIIHRDIKPENILVDEHLNAYLVDFDLARLQGVKMALSSFASGTPGFMPPEEQLGHTLTQASDLYSLGVTLICLLTDTRAIDICKLIDHKYRLNFQKLVPQLNPRFRLWLMKLVECKYKHRYANAFLALKALKAIKVTGADHTRDTLVARIKLRQKTVVLCLAMISLMAVATTTLILSETGDMTQHLLKSGE, translated from the coding sequence ATGGAGCTTGATATAGATAATCCAAACGTGATTCGCCAAAGTCATTATCCTGATTTTTCACAGCTAGGCTATCAAGTTATTAAAGAACTAGGACGCAATCAGTTAGAGGGGCGGATTACTTACCTAGCTAATGTTTGCAAATCTCATCAACAGGTAGTAATTAAAGAGTTCAATTGTGCCATTACTAGTGCTGACTGGTCAGGTTTGAAAACTTATGAACATGAAATTAAAATATTACAACAACTAGATCATCCTCGTATCCCCCGCTACATAGACTCCTTTACAATGCCAAATAATTTCTATTTGGTACAGGAGTATAAAAACGCTCCATCTCTGGGGTTACGACGCAGTTTTAAACCGGAAGAAATCAAACAAATAGCGGTATCAATTTTAGAGATTTTAGTTTATCTGCAACAACGAAGCGACCCAATTATTCATCGGGATATTAAACCAGAAAACATCTTAGTTGATGAGCATTTAAATGCTTACTTAGTTGATTTTGACTTGGCTAGGTTACAGGGGGTAAAAATGGCTCTGAGCAGCTTTGCTTCGGGAACCCCAGGTTTTATGCCACCAGAGGAACAGCTTGGTCATACCCTCACCCAAGCGTCAGACTTGTATAGTTTAGGGGTAACACTGATTTGCTTACTGACTGATACCCGCGCTATTGATATTTGTAAGTTGATAGATCATAAGTATCGTTTAAATTTCCAGAAATTAGTTCCCCAACTTAATCCACGGTTTAGATTATGGTTGATGAAGTTGGTGGAATGTAAGTATAAACATCGATATGCTAATGCATTTCTGGCTTTAAAAGCACTTAAAGCAATTAAAGTTACTGGTGCTGACCATACCAGAGATACTTTGGTGGCGCGAATAAAATTGAGACAAAAAACAGTTGTGCTGTGCCTAGCCATGATTAGCCTGATGGCAGTAGCAACAACAACTTTGATACTTTCCGAGACAGGTGACATGACCCAGCATCTGCTGAAAAGTGGGGAGTAG